One stretch of Penaeus chinensis breed Huanghai No. 1 chromosome 27, ASM1920278v2, whole genome shotgun sequence DNA includes these proteins:
- the LOC125039570 gene encoding uncharacterized protein LOC125039570 produces MEHRPIPAITVKSLQGLAVYKLARMLLTSAIPPSLEKYVPFLSRYDHVDVKETDASLMPIGCGTVFQRKRLEGRSDTPVQWNTLDDIILAEAGQCHDHLLPAKEILIEHLVKVKQWWDNEEWLGMQDNKTRRMIRDVCSDMLELFNSSCTCPIFQLTLELVFSKKAGTGQMLKSVSSERCATLCKFFQKLQPFGIEKLITTHLMLDCPSVIVSICENSPLMKYLHLNIEYAKGDILRKIGLITPSLETVIVVVKEYELNEKVLPTLEMIIIGGEGLEDNLYSGFFNGLTKTEVVQKIQEGGSCELSFPNLKYIDVGSHRDVREFLLHLLYFYPNIRSVTCDSENWILSKYSLDFPVMTQATLDYKPVSLWGKTMVYQLKDMSFSSFCLAAVKVQDIVSRYQSLEHISLHLIKGSRKIEFTNETAKELICGINCRCVTICVEVYMDRADLLSLYTPTLNAMGPSLRILQLHLTNEVNVGALCQMINMCPHLEELALMTSCERCEVEGENFTEIRCCKLGDLKCLSFSSRYNVTNAMYSLMERTIFAAPNLTSLELELGGNRVSGWLMNIASAGALANLKLLRINFPKIYFDYQVLSSFLFSLISTLPRLSCLMLGSVCDCVVRRIRKKYEYSQLRIIGRESPYIAFRCLTSRYC; encoded by the exons ATGGAGCATAGACCTATCCCTGCCATCACAGTCAAGTCCCTACAAGGACTTGCTGTGTACAAGCTGGCTAGGATGCTGCTGACAAGTGCCATTCCGCCTAGCCTGGAGAAGTACGTCCCCTTCCTCAGCCGGTATGACCATGTGGATGTCAAGGAGACTGATGCCTCCCTGATGCCCATAGGCTGTGGGACAGTCTTCCAGCGCAAGAggctggagggaaggagtgacACTCCCGTCCAGTGGAACACCCTCGACGACATCATTCTAGCCGAGGCTGGACAGTGCCATGACCATCTCCTGCCAGCTAAGGAAATTCTCATT GAGCATCTAGTGAAGGTGAAGCAATGGTGGGATAATGAAGAATGGTTGGGCATGCAAGACAATAAGACCAGGAGGATGATACGGGATGTTTGTTCAGACATGCTGGAACTCTTCAACTCCAGCTGCACGTGTCCTATTTTCCAGCTGACCCTGGAGCTGGTATTCTCAAAGAAAGCCGGGACAGGACAG atGCTAAAGTCAGTTTCAAGTGAAAGGTGTGCAACACTATGCAAGTTTTTCCAAAAGCTTCAGCCATTTGGGATTGAAAAGTTGATAACAACCCATCTAATGTTGGATTGCCCATCAGTGATTGTTAGCATCTGTGAGAACTCACCTCTAATGAAGTACCTCCACTTGAATATAGAGTATGCAAAAGGAGACATCCTCAGGAAGATTGGCCTAATCACACCCTCGCTTGAGACCGTCATTGTGGTTGTCAAAGAGTATGAGCTGAATGAAAAGGTCTTACCCACTCTAGAAatgattattattggtggtgAAGGCCTGGAAGACAACCTCTATTCAGGCTTCTTTAATGGTCTAACAAAAACTGAAGTTGTGCAGAAGATCCAGGAAGGAGGCTCATGTGAATTGTCTTTCCCCAACCTGAAATACATTGATGTAGGAAGCCACAGGGATGTTAGGGAGTTTCTTCTCCATTTGTTGTACTTCTACCCTAATATCAGGAGTGTGACATGTGATTCAGAGAACTGGATCCTGAGTAAATACTCCCTGGATTTCCCAGTGATGACTCAGGCTACCCTGGACTACAAGCCAGTGTCTCTCTGGGGCAAGACAATGGTTTACCAGCTAAAGGATATGAGCTTTTCATCATTTTGCTTGGCAGCTGTCAAGGTTCAGGATATTGTTTCACGGTATCAGAGCCTGGAGCATATCAGCCTGCACCTGATTAAAGGCTCAAGGAAAATTGAGTTCACAAATGAAACTGCAAAGGAATTGATTTGTGGGATCAACTGCAGATGTGTGACAATCTGTGTGGAAGTGTACATGGACAGAGCTGACCTGCTGAGTCTATACACACCTACACTAAATGCCATGGGACCATCTCTTCGGATCTTGCAGCTGCATTTGACCAATGAAGTGAATGTAGGTGCTCTGTGCCAAATGATAAACATGTGCCCTCACCTAGAGGAGCTGGCACTCATGACCTCATGTGAGAGATGTGAAGTAGAAGGGGAAAATTTCACAGAGATTCGATGTTGCAAGTTAGGGGATCTCAAGTGCTTAAGTTTTTCTAGTCGGTATAATGTTACAAATGCCATGTATTCTTTAATGGAGAGGACTATTTTTGCTGCACCTAATCTGACCTCACTGGAACTTGAACTTGGAGGAAATAGAGTTAGTGGATGGCTCATGAACATAGCTTCAGCTGGAGCACTCGCTAACTTGAAGCTGCTGCGCATAAATTTTCCAAAGATTTATTTTGATTACCAagttctctctagctttctcttttcACTAATTAGCACATTACCACGGCTCTCATGCCTTATGCTTGGAAGCGTTTGTGATTGTGTTGTAAGGCGAATTCGGAAAAAGTATGAATATTCACAGTTAAGGATCATTGGAAGAGAATCACCATATATTGCATTCCGATGCCTTACGTCAAGATATTGTTGA